TCACCACCGTTTGAGCGTCTCCCATTGTGAGATCATAGCTTAGCAAGTCGTAGCCATTTAGCGCTCTCGTCAGATATATCCGGTCATCAGACACATACATACCGGCAAATATTCCCCCCGCATTGACTTTGGTATTCCCAATCATGGTTGAGTTTTTAGCCGAGAGGTTTATTTTGAAAATATTGGTCGGAGCAAAAATCGCGGCCAAGGGACTCTTCACACCATACAAATTTCCTTTCCCGTCTGGAAAAATAGCCTGAGGAATGGTGCTTACTCCAGCAGTTCCGAGTTCTGGGGTATACACCTGATCGTTGGCATCTACGATCAGCTTGCTTGATTTGGAATTTAGGTCAATTTCTACAATTCCGTTTCTTCCGACAGCATAGAGCTTGTGGTTGTCACGATCTATTTCGAAAGTCCAAAATGGGCCATAGGCATTGCTGTTCATGATAACCTCCTCAAAACTCAAGTTGCCCGAAACAACCTCAAAAATCTCATCAATCGGAGGGCCTTCATTGACTGGATCAGCAGTGATAGCGAGTTCGGGTCCTTCTACTGACGGCTTTCCTTTACGGGCTACAGAAATTTTTCCAGACTCAGTTCCTTCTGGAATTTTGAGGCTAATCTTTGTGAGGCTGGAAGAAAGAATTTCCATGACTTTGTCTCCAACTTTTACTTCCAAGAGAGATGCATCGGTGTCAAAGTGCTTTCCTGTAATTGCCACTTCCTCTCCCACCTTTGCGGAAGTTTTGTCGACTGATTCTATCAAAGGCGCGTAGAAGAAAATGGCGCTTTCGGCATTTGCTCCCAATACCGAGAGGTAAAATTTACCATGAGTTCCATTTTCCGGAATACTTACTTTTAGCTCGGTAGCAGTAGAGCTATTTGGTTCGCCGATCACCAATTCTCCCAGTTTGAGTGAATTTTCACTTTTCAAAGCACTGAATCCCGTTCCTTTGATCGTCACCTCGGTACCGGCTGGTCCATATTCAGGGCTGATTGAGGTGATGCTGAGGTTCGAGCTTGGAACGTTGATTTGGGATCTAGGGCGTTGATTTGATTTAAAGTCTTTGATTTTGGCGGTTCCTTTGGAGGTAAACGTGTTTCCTTGGATATCCTTAAAGGTTACTTCCCACTCAAAAGTCATATTTGAGCTATCAATTTTAATCACGATTTTCCCACTTACCGCAAAAAAGGTGTTTTGGGATTTGGAGTATTTGACGTAGGAGGGCGGTGTAACCATAATTTTTTGATTTGCCCCGGATCCTTCTTTTCTGAAGCCATAAGACCCTGATCCCATTACCGCCGGAAATTCTTGGGCAAGTGTAACGGTACCGTCTTTTGCTTCTGCGATAAAAAAGGTCAAGCGTTCACTGTTGGGAAGTTGAATCCCAACTTCAAGAGAGCCTGTCGTTTCTCCTTGATCCAAAAAATAACTGGATTGGATTGCGGACGATTGAATAGTTAGGGTCTGTCCGTCAAGAGTTCCATCTACACTCGATGCAAAAGTATCGATAGGTGTAGGTTCTTCAGGATCTTTCTTGCATCCAGATACTACCAGCAAGAAGACAGCTACTAGGTAGAATAAATTTTTCATGAGATTGTAAGTCGTTGTTGAGGGAGATTATCGTGCGATGTTGATGTCTGTGAATTTGCCATTCGTGATGGATACAGAAGGGCCTCCACCAGTCATTGGGCTAGCTGTAAATGAAAAAGTACCGGATACTTTATTTCCCTCGAGTTGTGTGATGGTCAAGGTTCCTGAGGTGGCGTTGTGAACAACCTGATCCGAGGTCGTCCAAAGTGCCTTTCCGGTTAGATCGAAGTTCCCGGTTCGCTCGGCATCGAGGGTAAATGCCAGATTAGATCGATCAGTTGCCCCGGCACCGATGGCAAATACCGTAAATCCAGCGACTCCGGTAATTCTGCTATTTCCGGATCCTTTCCATGATTTTCCATCCACGGTGGCTTCTACATTGAGTGATCCAGAGGGGATTTCATCCTCCTTGTCAGGACATGCAAAAAGGACAAATGCCAACAGGCCTAAAA
Above is a window of Algoriphagus sanaruensis DNA encoding:
- a CDS encoding IPT/TIG domain-containing protein; protein product: MKNLFYLVAVFLLVVSGCKKDPEEPTPIDTFASSVDGTLDGQTLTIQSSAIQSSYFLDQGETTGSLEVGIQLPNSERLTFFIAEAKDGTVTLAQEFPAVMGSGSYGFRKEGSGANQKIMVTPPSYVKYSKSQNTFFAVSGKIVIKIDSSNMTFEWEVTFKDIQGNTFTSKGTAKIKDFKSNQRPRSQINVPSSNLSITSISPEYGPAGTEVTIKGTGFSALKSENSLKLGELVIGEPNSSTATELKVSIPENGTHGKFYLSVLGANAESAIFFYAPLIESVDKTSAKVGEEVAITGKHFDTDASLLEVKVGDKVMEILSSSLTKISLKIPEGTESGKISVARKGKPSVEGPELAITADPVNEGPPIDEIFEVVSGNLSFEEVIMNSNAYGPFWTFEIDRDNHKLYAVGRNGIVEIDLNSKSSKLIVDANDQVYTPELGTAGVSTIPQAIFPDGKGNLYGVKSPLAAIFAPTNIFKINLSAKNSTMIGNTKVNAGGIFAGMYVSDDRIYLTRALNGYDLLSYDLTMGDAQTVVNFQSKRASELIPMEGNTFRLIRDQKMSELHYNQIEDGVASELVNWSGQLESFRSATGKPTEISGMEFLNGNFIGMFASLDNEYTFGVQTGGAGNFVKTGEFIIKQTYQRNGNTYPILAYEIDDTLRGNVLVVDKNGDAYILLQTPTDGQGNFIAGPLGGIYKVSF
- a CDS encoding DUF6252 family protein, with the translated sequence MKLRSLLLGLLAFVLFACPDKEDEIPSGSLNVEATVDGKSWKGSGNSRITGVAGFTVFAIGAGATDRSNLAFTLDAERTGNFDLTGKALWTTSDQVVHNATSGTLTITQLEGNKVSGTFSFTASPMTGGGPSVSITNGKFTDINIAR